The Gemmata palustris genome includes a region encoding these proteins:
- the purN gene encoding phosphoribosylglycinamide formyltransferase, with amino-acid sequence MPDPIRIAALVSGGGTTLQNLIDLIARGALNAQIVGVVSSRTDVFGVTRAERAGVPVSVVEKAPGRSPAFADRVWDAVRGFAPDLVCLAGWLHLLPIAADFRHKVLNIHPSLLPAFGGKGMYGHHVHEAVLKYGARVSGCTVHFADDTYDTGPILVQKCVPVKDGDTPDTLAARVFQAECEAYPEAIRLIADGRVTVQGRRVVISG; translated from the coding sequence ATGCCCGACCCGATCCGAATTGCGGCCCTCGTGAGTGGAGGCGGCACCACGCTCCAGAACCTCATCGACCTGATCGCACGAGGGGCGCTGAACGCCCAGATTGTGGGCGTAGTGTCCAGTCGCACGGATGTGTTCGGTGTGACGCGCGCGGAGCGAGCGGGGGTTCCGGTTAGCGTCGTGGAGAAGGCACCCGGCCGGTCGCCCGCGTTCGCGGATCGCGTGTGGGATGCCGTGCGCGGGTTCGCGCCCGATCTCGTGTGCCTCGCGGGGTGGCTGCACCTACTGCCGATCGCGGCGGACTTCCGGCACAAGGTGCTGAACATCCACCCGTCGCTGTTGCCCGCGTTCGGCGGTAAGGGGATGTACGGGCACCACGTTCACGAAGCGGTGTTGAAGTACGGCGCGAGGGTGTCGGGCTGCACGGTTCACTTTGCCGACGACACCTATGACACCGGTCCGATTTTGGTGCAGAAGTGTGTACCCGTCAAAGACGGTGACACGCCCGATACGCTCGCCGCGCGCGTCTTCCAGGCCGAGTGCGAAGCGTACCCGGAGGCCATCCGCTTGATCGCGGACGGCCGGGTTACGGTGCAGGGACGACGAGTGGTGATTTCGGGTTGA
- the purD gene encoding phosphoribosylamine--glycine ligase, translating to MNVMVIGKGGREHALAWRLKQSPRAGTIFCAPGNAGTASDGITNVAIEYTETDKLQRFCLREKIGLVVIGPEDPLAAGLADFLRGKGLKVFGPSKDAARIESSKVFAKELMRHADVPTAEFRVFDHPQPARDYIETRDYPVVVKADGLAAGKGVMVCKTGPEAVSAVRRIMTDAEFGSKAGRNVVVEKRLDGEEVSVLALVSGRTFLPLPACQDHKAVGDGDTGPNTGGMGAYCPAPVATPELMKEWERTVFFPTIHAMKRGRYPFQGVLFGGFILTNQGTRVLEFNCRFGDPETQVLIMRLKTDLLDLLEAVADERLQEFEEKIVWDTRPAVCVVLCSGGYPGKYDNGKPITGIADADRLPDVKVFHAGTKIDERDRLVTDGGRVLGVTALGDTLADAKARAYEAVKLISFTGMHYRSDIADKALKVKPVAAPTEAPKLPAKFRKPGGQDTNSEKPAN from the coding sequence ATGAACGTGATGGTGATTGGTAAGGGCGGTCGCGAGCACGCGCTGGCGTGGCGGCTGAAACAATCGCCGCGCGCGGGCACGATTTTCTGTGCTCCCGGGAACGCGGGCACGGCGAGCGACGGCATCACGAACGTGGCCATCGAGTACACCGAGACAGACAAGCTCCAGAGGTTCTGCCTGCGCGAGAAGATCGGGCTGGTGGTGATCGGCCCCGAAGACCCGCTCGCGGCCGGGCTCGCGGACTTCCTGCGCGGGAAAGGGCTCAAGGTCTTCGGACCGTCCAAGGACGCGGCGCGGATCGAGTCGAGCAAGGTGTTCGCGAAGGAGCTGATGCGCCACGCGGACGTGCCCACCGCGGAGTTCCGCGTGTTCGACCACCCGCAGCCCGCGCGCGACTACATCGAGACGCGCGACTACCCCGTGGTGGTGAAGGCCGACGGCTTGGCCGCGGGTAAGGGTGTGATGGTGTGCAAGACCGGCCCGGAAGCGGTCTCGGCCGTGCGCCGGATCATGACGGACGCGGAGTTCGGGTCGAAGGCGGGCCGGAATGTCGTGGTGGAGAAGCGGCTCGACGGTGAGGAGGTTTCCGTTCTCGCGCTCGTGAGCGGGCGCACCTTTTTGCCGCTCCCCGCGTGCCAGGACCACAAGGCGGTGGGCGACGGTGACACCGGACCGAATACCGGCGGCATGGGCGCGTACTGCCCGGCCCCGGTCGCGACCCCGGAATTGATGAAGGAATGGGAACGCACCGTCTTCTTCCCAACCATTCACGCGATGAAGCGCGGGCGCTACCCGTTCCAGGGCGTGCTGTTCGGTGGCTTCATTCTGACCAACCAGGGCACGCGGGTGCTGGAGTTCAACTGCCGCTTCGGTGACCCCGAAACGCAGGTGCTCATCATGCGCTTGAAGACGGACCTGCTCGACTTGCTCGAAGCGGTCGCCGACGAGCGCCTTCAGGAGTTCGAGGAGAAGATCGTGTGGGACACGCGCCCGGCGGTGTGCGTGGTGCTGTGCTCGGGCGGGTACCCGGGCAAGTACGACAACGGCAAACCGATCACCGGGATCGCGGACGCGGACCGGCTCCCGGACGTGAAGGTGTTCCACGCGGGCACGAAGATCGACGAGCGCGACCGCCTCGTGACGGACGGCGGGCGCGTGCTGGGTGTGACCGCACTCGGTGACACGCTCGCGGACGCGAAGGCCCGCGCCTACGAAGCGGTGAAGCTCATTAGTTTTACGGGAATGCACTACCGGTCTGACATCGCGGACAAGGCGCTGAAGGTGAAGCCGGTCGCGGCCCCGACCGAAGCGCCGAAGCTGCCGGCGAAGTTCCGCAAACCGGGCGGGCAAGACACGAACAGCGAGAAGCCGGCGAACTAG
- a CDS encoding arylsulfatase → MRWLLSALLLALPASLFATDTPPNVLIVITDDQGFGDFGAHGNPVLKTPNLDTFAKESVWLKNFYVSPVCSPTRASLLTGLYNYRTGVVDTYLGRSLMRPDVKTLAQHLSATGYRTGLFGKWHLGDNYPLRPEDRGFQQTLWSAGGGLAQPSDPPDADPKTAYFDPALKQNGSVVKTKGYCTDVFTSAALKFITTESNKPFFAFVAFNAPHAPYQVPETFAAKYAKLDLTEKSFPKTGQPWTVPKLNTDEIAKAYGMIENIDTNFAALMRALEDKKLKDNTIVVFLTDNGPGGVRWNAGLRNRKGTVYEGGIRVPCYVRYPAKVRGGQAIDTPLAHIDITPTLLELCGANSGATFDGRSFARLLTQAPGNWPGRTLFFQWHRGDEPEKYRAFAARGPKYKLVQSAGVAPNAKWTPKYELFDIAADPFEEKDLAADKPEEVAQLKREYEAWFTDVTKKGFEPARVVIGSEKENPVRLSRQDWRGPKAGWNADSEGHWEVEIARAGRYKVTFHSPGKLERGTMTVTVSATEEFIGLNAEGTDSLSREANLSAGPTRLSANVTSDKGRRAVTHLTLEYLGPVKK, encoded by the coding sequence ATGCGCTGGCTCCTCTCCGCTCTCCTTCTTGCACTCCCTGCCTCCCTGTTCGCGACCGACACTCCACCGAACGTTCTCATCGTCATCACCGACGATCAGGGGTTCGGTGACTTCGGCGCGCACGGCAACCCGGTTCTGAAAACGCCGAACCTGGACACGTTCGCGAAGGAATCGGTGTGGCTCAAAAACTTCTACGTGTCGCCGGTGTGTTCGCCCACGCGGGCGAGCCTCCTGACCGGACTTTACAACTACCGAACTGGAGTGGTGGACACGTACCTCGGGCGCTCACTGATGCGGCCCGACGTAAAAACACTCGCACAGCATCTCAGCGCTACCGGGTACCGCACGGGGCTGTTCGGGAAATGGCACCTCGGCGACAACTATCCGCTGCGCCCGGAGGACCGCGGGTTCCAGCAAACGTTGTGGAGCGCGGGTGGCGGACTTGCGCAGCCGAGCGACCCGCCGGACGCGGACCCGAAGACCGCGTACTTCGACCCGGCGCTGAAACAGAACGGTTCGGTGGTGAAGACAAAGGGTTACTGCACCGACGTGTTCACCAGCGCCGCGTTGAAGTTCATCACGACCGAAAGCAACAAGCCGTTCTTCGCGTTCGTGGCGTTCAACGCGCCGCACGCACCGTATCAGGTACCGGAAACGTTCGCCGCGAAGTACGCGAAACTCGACCTCACCGAGAAGAGCTTCCCGAAGACCGGTCAGCCGTGGACCGTGCCAAAGCTGAACACCGACGAGATCGCGAAGGCTTACGGCATGATCGAGAACATCGACACCAACTTTGCCGCACTCATGCGGGCACTGGAGGACAAGAAACTCAAGGACAACACGATTGTCGTCTTCCTGACGGACAACGGTCCTGGTGGCGTGCGCTGGAACGCCGGGTTGCGGAATCGCAAAGGTACCGTGTACGAGGGCGGTATTCGGGTGCCGTGCTACGTCCGCTATCCGGCGAAAGTGAGAGGCGGGCAGGCCATCGATACGCCTCTCGCGCACATCGACATCACGCCGACGCTACTAGAACTGTGTGGCGCGAACTCGGGTGCTACGTTCGACGGCCGGAGCTTCGCCCGGTTGCTCACACAGGCGCCGGGGAACTGGCCGGGGCGCACGCTGTTCTTCCAGTGGCATCGCGGCGACGAACCGGAGAAGTACCGCGCGTTCGCGGCCCGCGGGCCGAAGTACAAGCTCGTGCAGTCCGCGGGCGTGGCGCCGAACGCAAAGTGGACACCGAAATACGAACTCTTCGACATTGCGGCCGACCCGTTCGAGGAGAAAGACCTCGCGGCGGACAAGCCGGAGGAAGTCGCACAGCTCAAACGTGAGTACGAGGCGTGGTTCACGGACGTGACGAAAAAGGGTTTTGAACCCGCGCGCGTCGTGATCGGTTCGGAGAAAGAGAATCCCGTTCGCTTGAGCCGTCAGGACTGGCGCGGGCCAAAGGCCGGATGGAACGCGGACAGCGAGGGCCACTGGGAAGTCGAGATCGCCCGCGCCGGTCGGTACAAGGTGACGTTTCATTCCCCCGGCAAACTGGAACGCGGAACCATGACCGTGACCGTGAGTGCGACGGAAGAATTCATCGGCCTCAACGCGGAGGGAACGGATTCGCTTTCGAGGGAAGCGAACCTGTCGGCGGGGCCGACGCGCCTCTCGGCGAACGTGACCTCCGACAAAGGCCGCCGTGCCGTGACTCACTTGACACTGGAGTACCTCGGCCCGGTGAAGAAGTGA